In Zonotrichia leucophrys gambelii isolate GWCS_2022_RI chromosome 11, RI_Zleu_2.0, whole genome shotgun sequence, the genomic window GTGAGTCTCCCTGTGCTCCGTTCCTGCTGGGTCATGGATGGGTAGCATGGCAAGGAAAGGTCAAACCTCCACCTGATCCTTGTTCAAGTTCCTCATTCAGCACGCTGCTGAAGGCTGCTAAAGAGGAACAATAGAGCAGGGCTCAGAGAGGCAAGAACTGGGGTCCAGGAGCCAGcaaaacaggcagaaactgCAGGCTGTCCCCCCCAGGCACAAAGGGTGTGTAACCCATGGGGCTGCAATGTGCCCCCATGCTctctggtgacagtgacaggccCCTTAGCTCTGCTCCAGATTACAGCCAGGCTCAGGAGGTCTCACAGCCTCCCAGCAAGCTGAGGCAGCAGGTTCTTCCTCAGATGTGTCTGCTCTGGCTCCAGGCAAGGATCTCAGCCCTtgagagctgtgcagagcttcCTGCTATGGGGTGAGCTCTCAAATCTCTCATcagggagaaattcctgctgcatttcatctttcctgcctttcctttgcTGCAGGTGAGCTGGCCAGCACCCATGGCCCGGGGCCAGGGGTTGCCCTCCGTGTCAGGAGGAGCCCAGATCCCTGCCTGCCCAACCCGTGCCAGCaccaggggcagtgccaggtgccTGTGGACAGACCAGTCTGCAGCTGCAAGCCAGGCTTCACTGGGGAATTCTGCCAAGGtagggctgggaatgctgggaagGGAGTCTGTCcatgggcaccagagggaagggaGATGGGCACAGTTCACTGTTGTTAACAtgagcacatcccagctcctggttcAGGTGTATTCTGCACCACTACAACCCTATCCTGGCTATGTGCTGGTAGAAAACCCAGACACAGGctattttcctcttctccaaaTGCCTGAATTCCTTGGCTGTGCCATGGTGtagcaggacaggctgcaggacacagctcccTCACAGTTTCAGAACAAGCACATCCACCCTGGCACAGATACAGTGAAGCCTCTTCCAGATACTGTCCAAAaactctttcttcctctgaaggagAGGATCCCTGTCCCTCTGGTGCCCTAGACACACTGTGGGGTTTGTGTGGAGACCCCTCCAAAGGGACCAGCCTGTCTCCTGCCCAGTGTCTCTGAAGAGCCCTACAGCCTGAACCAAGGCTGCTGAGCTCAGTGGGACTGTGCCACCCTCCAGCTGGCCTGGGGCTCCTTCAGGCCTCTCCCTCATTGCTATTGCAGATGGCTTTTTCCCCCAGATGTGGTGCTGAAGCTGGCCTGTGAGGAAGAGCACATGAAGATGATGGTGAGGAAGGAGGTGTTTGAGCACTTGAAAATCCCACTGGAGCTTGTCCACTTGAAGAACCAGGCATGCAAGGTctcagagaaggaagaagagggtGAGCTGTTTTTTGCAGCCGTTCTCACAGGTGAAAACCACACTGCCTGTGGATCAGTAATCCAGGTGAGGATCCATAGCTCCAAagccaggagaggagcagacaTGGTGAGGTGGGACAGCAAAGGGCAAACACCAAAGGCTTTTGCTTTTATATCTGGGTACTGAAAAGTTCTCATACTCCTTGAAAGTCTCCCTTGAGGATGTCAGAAAGCTCTTCTGCCTCCACCAAacccctgctggcagcacatttTCTTATTTAGGAGAGCTTGGAAGTCTCATTGTGCACTGGTAACAGCCCTCAGCTTTCTGGAGACAtcctgtgagctctgcagccctgtccccttgGTCCTTGACTTGCTTCATGGAGCAGGAAGGGAGCAGACAAGGTTCTGGAGCTCTGCAttgcacagcagagccctgtgctcacctgtgcccactgtgccagcagcccccagaCACAGGCTGAAAGCCCAGCAGATATCCAGGCTTGGAGCAGCTACAGCTGAGTTGTACCTTCTGAACTTGCAGCTCTATGTGTGGCTTTAGTCATGACCTTGATTTCTGTGTCATTCCAGCAAAACAGCTCCCATGTCTCGTACTCCAACGCCATCGAGTCGGAGCAGGAGGCCCCCAGGGCCACCATCTCCCGCAGTTTCCAGCTGGAGGTGCACTTCTCCTGCATCTACGCCTACCAGCAGGTTGTGAGACTGCCCTTTGCTCTCACTGCTGTTGACAAGTGAGTGCCCCAATTCACCTGGCTGCTGACATGGTGTTCTTGGGCTTGGAGAGAAGTAGATTCACTGAGACAATTTGCAAAGGTGCTGGGGAGCCCCAGAGAGCTCTGAGAGCAATGGTGGCTTCACCTGTGCAAtgtccttcctccctccttgtTGTGTTTGTGAGCTCCCATCCTGTGCTCTCCTCCCAGGCTGGTACAACTTGTGGTCAGAGAAGGACACTTCAATGTCAGCATGAGACTCTACAAGTCTCCCTCCTACCTCGAGCCTTATCACCTGCCAAGTGTGGCTGTGCCCCTCACGGACACTCTCTATGTCCTGCTGAAGATGGaggggcagcaccagctcaAGTACTTCCTGCTCAGTGTTCTGGACTGCTGGGCCACGCCGAGCCCCGATCCACACCAGGACACGCAGCACAAGCTCATTGAGCAGGGGTGAGGGCAGTgaacccagcacatcccatcTCCTTGCGCCACAGTGTGTCAAGGACTAGACAGAAATAGGCCTGTGGGctgcccccattccctgtgggatgtgTTATCCCACTGGGATAACCCTGCTCCACCTCGTTTGCCACCCACTGACCCAGCCCCCATgttccaggtgtccccatgatGAGACAGTGACCTATCTCAATGCCATTGGGGAgagcaccagtgccaagttcaGCTTCCAGATGTTCCAGTTTGTTGGTTACCCCGAGATGTTCCTGCACTGCCGtgtgcagctctgtgttcccgacagcccagagccctgtgccaaGGTGAGATCCCTTGCCCTGGGTGGCTCTGGGACCTGGGTGTGGGAGCTGGAGATGGGGGTTTGAATCCTTTCTTCCTGAGATAGGGTGGTGGGGTAACTCTGAGAAGGGGTTTAGTCTTCAATCTTTGGCTTACAAGACCCATGTCTTTATAAACTGTTAGAGTTAATTAGAGCTTGAGTAGTTTATTTTCTAGGGGGGCCACAAGGGGAAATAAAACTAGGATGATTGTGAAGTAAATGAATGAGGCTAGTTGACTAATGATGATGAATGCCTTCACTGCCTCTGCTTGGACaaagggctctgctctgcttttgggtGCCTCACCCAAACACCTCCAGAATCAGAAGCCCTGAGCACCAAAGGTGCAGGGGCCTGACCCCACCAGAgacctcctttccctcttccctggGAAAGGGACATCTACAGGATGGCCCAGGTGCAGGGtgtcctcccctgccctcccatcACCCTTCCATcacccatccctccctcccttcacccttccctccctcccatcaCCCTTGCCTGCCCTCCCATCACCCTTCCTTTACCTTTGCTGACAGCAATGCCCCAGGCACGGGAGGAGCAGGCGGGCACTGGCAGATGACCACAACAGGATTGTCTCCTATGGGCCCATcctcctgctggctgctcctccctcagGAGCTGAGATCCACCATTCCAGCAGTGACCAGCAGGACCCAGCGGGTATGTATGTCCTCCTGGGCACCCAGGGAagtccaggagcagggctgggggcaagCACACCTATGGCATGGCTCAGAGCAGGCATGCatgctgagctgcaggcagcagagatgggTGGAGGCCATCTGAGGTGTTGAGTCCTGTCAGTGCCTTCAGGATCCCAAAGTacccccagctcctgtggctccTGCCTGTCACAGGAGATGGCTTCCCTGAATGTATCCCCAGTCAGGAGATGCTTCAGAGGGCTCAGAGGACCCAGACACACACCCAGTCTCTCTCCTCTTTGGCAGGACCCAGCCCGTGGCTCTCCAGGGCCCTCATCCTGCTGGGTGTGCTCACCGTGcttgctgtggctgctgtggccGTCACCGTGAGGCGCAGGATGGGTTAGGAAACAGCTGTTTCCCAATAAAcatcacagcagcagagaggctCTTGCTGTGTCTCTGTGGGTGTTTTGGGGAAGGGGGTAATGGCTGGGTGCAAACAGTGCTTGAAGGATGAGGTGCATCACAGTGTTTCTGTTCCCTGTGGCATCTCTTGGACCTTCTCCCTTGTGGGGCCATAGTCTCTAAACCCAGAGTGTGTACCCAGGGATGGGAGAGcccttcctcctgcttccctcttCCCCACAGAGTCACCCTGGCATGTGAGGGATACCCCACTCTAGATACCAAAGCTGGTCCTTGCATAGTTCTGTGCCACTCAAAGGCAGCATTAGCACAGAAAGGGCTGCTTCGTGCatgcacacgtgtgtgtgtgggtATGGGTGTGGGTGTGTGCACCCATCCATAGTGATTTCTTCTCCCTTCATTCTtaacatttctcatttcattcATGGCAAATGGCCAGCAGGACTTTTCCCATTGATACATCTCTAATATAAAGCAAATAACAAACAATAATGTAGGTATTAAAGACTAAATTCACAGTGCTTAGCCAGCTGGCAGAGATTTAATACCAAAACACAGATCAGAAGACAGAAGTTGCCCTGCAAGGCAGCTGTATGTGCATTTTGGCTAGAGCACCATGTCCATGAGGGCATTGATGCTGGCCCCAGAGGCTGTTTGGCAGGAAGGACACACAGCAGATCTCTGCCAGAGAGCAAGGAGATGCTTTGCAAAGAAGCTCATggatttcctcttctctttgcTGATTCCCAGAGGCAAACCCCCCAcatctgggctgcagcacatcaATCCTCTCCCTCCAGTGGCAGGAAACTCACTGCTGGGCTGGTTCAGCACCAAAGGCACCTCTAGCAAAGAGGGTGATGGCTCCATCCTGACTGAAAGCAGGTGCTTTGGGGGCTTCCTCCTTGTCCCTGGGGAATGAGATCAGGGCCACCTCGAGACcgtggagctgcagcctggagggGCTTTGCAGAAGCACCGTCTGTGGAGCTccttgcccagggcagcccagcaggaatggaagggaaaagcaaagagcCCTGCTGAGGTGGATCATGCCCACTGAAGGTAAACTGAGGCATTGATAGCTGATCTCTCCCTCTGGAGGAAGCTGCATCTGCCAGGAGGGCTCTCAGTGGGTGCaggtgcaggcagggagagaggtccagccaggagctgctccagccaggggcTAGTCCTGGGAGCCTGTGGTGGTTTTGTCATGTCTGATAATGTAGGAGAGGGAACCAGTGCTCTCCTTTGTCTTTGGGTAGTAGAGGACAACCAACCAGATGAAGATGAATATTCCTGCAGGAAAGGAAGACAaacactcagcagcagcaggagacaaTCTTGCCAGGATGCTAATGACACTTTCCTTCCACTTCCAGAGGATTCCCTCAGCTCACCCCCTCCTTCACATGAACCATTTGGCTGGGAGTGGATAATGCCCCTAGTCCCCTGCTAAGGAATGTCCTTGGAGGAAAACCACCACGGGTGGAAGGGTGTAATTGGGAGCCATGAGCAGCTCCATGCTGGTGGTTGGGACCTGCCCTGACAAAAGGAGGGGTATTACAGTGCTGGGAAGACCCTGGTGCCTTGGGATCCCTGTTCaccccacagccaggctggctcctgcctCTCCACCTTCCCCACCCAAGCCAGGGAACCCAGCTCAGAGTGGGTGCTCACCTTGCAGGGAGTTGAGGACAGTGAAGAGGTggagcacagctccagaggagaTGCCATAGGTGAGGAATGCCAGGGCCCAAGTGGCTCCCAGCAGGCAGAagagccctgctgccaccagagccACCTTCCAGGGcttgctgtgtccctgcactgccccagtgccctgcaaGCTGCAGCTCTTGTGGGTCACCACCCCAAACACAGCCATGTtgaagaggaagatgaggcCAAAGTAGCCACAGTTGGTGATGTAGTGGACCAGGAGATGTTTGGGAGTGATCCAGCACCTGGAAAAGAGACAACCCTGGAGCCTCCAGCAACCCTGCAAGCCTCAGCACCACCTTCCCTTGGTGGGATTTTCCAAGGCCAGGGTGGAGCAGGGGGACAGTGATGGGTAAACACTGCCCTCGTGTTgctcagctggcagggagccTGGACAAGGTCCAGGTGGACCTTGGCCATCCCTCCATGACCTGGAGGGCTGCAGGCATGACTCAGGAGGCTCAGCATgagagctgggggtggctgGTGTGTGGCAATCACAATTAaggaagcagaagcagaagcatgGCCCAAAGCCAAAGCAGATGGGTGCAACCCCTGACTGCTGCACCCCTGGCAGGACTGAGctgcccctccctgtgccaaagggccccctgagccctgtgggcagTGGCACACGCACAGGTGGGCTATGACCTGGTGGTCCGTGGTCTGGATATGGTATTCTCCATAGCTGCCAAGAGCTCCTGCCACTCCCACCACGAGGGCAGGGAAGCCTGGAAGAGGAGAGacacaatcacagaattgtttagggtggaaaagacctctaaaatCACCAAGTCCAGCCATTAACTCAGCCAcattcaccactaaaccatatccccaagtgccacatccacacatctttgaacacttccagggttgGTAACTCCACCACTGCCAGGACACCCTGTTCCAGtacctgaccaccctttcagtgaagacaTTTTCCCCAGTACCCAATCCAAACCTCCCACTGCCCCTCTCCCCCAGGCTgctcaccccagcccagcaggcacagctttgCCAGGTAGTGGTGGATGTAGGTCCCCAGGACCTTGACAAAGAGGAGGTAGAGCTGGCAGCCCTCCAGTGCCATCCAggtgaagcagcagagcaggcagtaGTGGGTGAGcccccccagggccctgcaggtgcttggggaggccctggcagcgagcccagtgctgagcaggaaGGCCAGGttgaggaggagcaggctgcccaCGAGGTTGAGGTGCAGCCCCAGGTTGGTGCGGACGGTGTCCTCCAGCCTGAACCTgcacctgtgtccccacagggacaggaagggtcacaggtgagcagggccctgggctgtggcacagcaggcCCAGGAGAGGCACTGGCACTGCCTCAcgcctctcccagcctggcaagCCCCCGTGGAGCTGCTGGTTCATCCCACCTGATGAAGATGCAGAAGGCCATGGTGAAGACGGAGAAGGCCATGGCTACTCCACAGCCAGCGGTGGCAACAGCCATCAGAGCTCTTGCTGTGGGGCCttccagagctgggctctgccaaaCATGCACATGTTGGGTCAGACAGGCCCTGCACCAGCCTAGGAAACCTGACTGCAAGCCCCAGAGccatggggctgctgcagggaccccaTACCAGCCCACAGATCTTCaggggaagcagagcagtgGTGGCTCAGAGGAGATGCTCTGTGGGTGAAGTGACCACTGTGAGCACCCTCCTAGGGGTCTCCACCAGGATCTGGGACCTCAAGCCTTGTTCTGCCAGAGCCTGCACCAAGCTggggccttttccagcctgccctgctcagctgagctgctgctgccctcctgagctggggctgggctcgggTTTGGGACCTTGCCTTGCCTGAGCACAGCTCTAATTGTCCCTGTGTGGCTACTCATGACACCCAAgtgtgcaggcagcactgccagggcacaagcaggagctgcagggagcggGATCGTCACCAGGAGCAGGGTGAAGAAGGTGAGATGGTCACAGGAGCAgactgtccccttgtccccggGCTGTGTGTCACATCCACTGCTGCGccagcctcctgcctgccctgcaacAGGCAGGGGGAGCGGCTGTGAGCGCTGGGACAGCGCCCGTGCCCGCCCCGCACCTGCCCCGAGCAGCCGCACCTTTGCTGGCATCCCAGAACACGCATCGGGGGGTGACACCCTGCAAGGGAGAGAGCAGCGTCAGCCCTTGTCATGGGGGAGCAGGATCAGCCccgggatggggagggcactggaggggagggcagggcagccctgcagcgcTGACTCACCTGGGGCAGCTCCCCGTGGCTGAAGGTGATCTGCacgggctgctgcagccccgagATGCTGCTCTCCCCCACCGTGATGCCCACCACGGTGTTGTTCAGGACCTGCCCTGTCTGGTTGATTTCCTGTGGAGGGGaaaccctgccagggctgagctggtgggtggcaggggctgggggcagcgggagggatgctggcagtgccagctgtacCTGGAACATGCCAAGTTGCTGGATATTGAGGACTGTCACCACCACTCGCACTGTTTGGCTGGTCAGGGACCGGAATATCCCCCTGGGGAGGTGGATTTTACCTGCCTTCCCTTTCTCTGTAGCATTCAGcctgctggggccctgcagcAGAGAACAGTGAGAGGTTGTTGCTGCCAGGTCACATCTCTGTTCAGAACCCACCAATCTTGCTCCAGGTACAAAttcagccctgcccaggtgggttTGCTCTGTAACACCAGCAGGAGCcctgaggggaaggggaaaaccTCATTGCCAGCGCCCAGCATCtgtgggggcagagctgggagtgggAGCCAGCAGATTCTCTACCCACACATGGTCCCCTGGGACatccagagcctggagagcctCTGGGTGGGCAGGAGGCACAAGGTCAcacctgtccctgctcctttcctACCTCACACTCCCCCTGCCCACCTGGTGTGCTGGGATGGCTCCTTGGGGAGGGCTCTTTCCTCCCAAGCACCCCTTCACATGGCTCCTTGCCAAGGGATGTTGAAGTTGATGTGGGCCCATGATGCAACCCcacagggaggaggaagagcacagcagggcacaccacaccctgggcaggggctgaggggtGCTTGGAAGGTGTGGGACCTTCCAAGCAAGGgagaggcagggacacagctcacCTCAGAGGGGGAGAAGGCGATGAGCACATCGCGGGTGACAGCCCTGCTGACATTGAGGAGCAGAGTCTGGAGcccagccagctgactgtgcAACCCCGactgcagcagcctgtgggaCAAGGGGGGCTGTGGGACACGGGGACGTGGGGACTGAGCCCCCAAACCCCgtcctggccagccctgccctacCTGAGCCAGTGCTCCCTCAGGCAGACACAGGCGCGGTTCCGGGAGCGCCACAGCTCCGGGCAGCGCTGGAACAGGTGGAACactggggtgctgctgcccgggctctgctgctccagcaccgTTCTGCAGCACTCCCTGTGCTCATCACCccggggcagctctgggcaggggcagcagtgaCCGCCGGGCACCACAGCacaggagggcactgggagccagGGGGGAATGGAGGGGACACTCACCGGAACAGCTGTCCTGTCCCTTGGCAACATCTGGAtggagaaaggggggaaaacaCCAAAACCTAGGGTCAGCCCTCCCTCTGtccagagggaaaggggaggagaaggcaggaggGTCTGGCAGCTGCCAGGTTGTAAAGGAACAGTCCTGCAGTTACGTGGGCTTCAAAAACATCAATCAGAGCTGGTGAGGGCAAAATCACTGTGCCCAGCCTGCCAAGGGGCTCACAAAAGAGACCCTGGACTGCTGAGCCCAGGTTTTAGAAAAGCCC contains:
- the LOC135452972 gene encoding ZP domain-containing protein-like, translating into MATPAPRLRDGPAAARDGARGSSGRARGCSGTGLGAPRGQARGFSGRGSGLLGTELGAPRGQARGSSGLAPRLLKTGPWLSRTGPAAPPRSGPAGTPSGSPQTSRHSPGPRGSPGPLRCPSPGASPGPAAGTVSRARWENGTERSKTGGSGRPCPPLRLSCRPPRPAPGELASTHGPGPGVALRVRRSPDPCLPNPCQHQGQCQVPVDRPVCSCKPGFTGEFCQDVVLKLACEEEHMKMMVRKEVFEHLKIPLELVHLKNQACKVSEKEEEGELFFAAVLTGENHTACGSVIQQNSSHVSYSNAIESEQEAPRATISRSFQLEVHFSCIYAYQQVVRLPFALTAVDKLVQLVVREGHFNVSMRLYKSPSYLEPYHLPSVAVPLTDTLYVLLKMEGQHQLKYFLLSVLDCWATPSPDPHQDTQHKLIEQGCPHDETVTYLNAIGESTSAKFSFQMFQFVGYPEMFLHCRVQLCVPDSPEPCAKQCPRHGRSRRALADDHNRIVSYGPILLLAAPPSGAEIHHSSSDQQDPAGPSPWLSRALILLGVLTVLAVAAVAVTVRRRMG
- the LOC135452838 gene encoding adhesion G protein-coupled receptor G3-like, with the protein product MNLVLGTILLLLLLPDVAKGQDSCSELPRGDEHRECCRTVLEQQSPGSSTPVFHLFQRCPELWRSRNRACVCLREHWLRLLQSGLHSQLAGLQTLLLNVSRAVTRDVLIAFSPSEGPSRLNATEKGKAGKIHLPRGIFRSLTSQTVRVVVTVLNIQQLGMFQEINQTGQVLNNTVVGITVGESSISGLQQPVQITFSHGELPQGVTPRCVFWDASKGQAGGWRSSGCDTQPGDKGTVCSCDHLTFFTLLLSPALEGPTARALMAVATAGCGVAMAFSVFTMAFCIFIRCRFRLEDTVRTNLGLHLNLVGSLLLLNLAFLLSTGLAARASPSTCRALGGLTHYCLLCCFTWMALEGCQLYLLFVKVLGTYIHHYLAKLCLLGWGFPALVVGVAGALGSYGEYHIQTTDHQVIAHLCWITPKHLLVHYITNCGYFGLIFLFNMAVFGVVTHKSCSLQGTGAVQGHSKPWKVALVAAGLFCLLGATWALAFLTYGISSGAVLHLFTVLNSLQGIFIFIWLVVLYYPKTKESTGSLSYIIRHDKTTTGSQD